Proteins from a genomic interval of Medicago truncatula cultivar Jemalong A17 chromosome 3, MtrunA17r5.0-ANR, whole genome shotgun sequence:
- the LOC25489517 gene encoding probable pectate lyase 18 yields the protein MTNTPFSLVLLFFSFFMPTLISSSLVQNPELVVQEVNRKINASSARRNLGYLSCGSGNPIDDCWRCDSNWEKNRQRLADCAIGFGKNAIGGKNGKIYVVTDASDDNPVTPKPGTLRHAVIQVEPLWIIFARDMVIKLKEELIMNSFKTIDGRGASVHIAGGPCITIQYVTNIIIHGIHIHDCKQGGNAMVRDSPRHFGWRTISDGDGVSIFGGSHVWVDHCSLSNCEDGLIDAIYGSTAITISNNYMTHHDKVMLLGHSDSYTHDKNMQVTIAFNHFGEGLVQRMPRCRLGYFHVVNNDYTHWEMYAIGGSANPTINSQGNRFVAPNNRFSKEVTKYEDAAESEWKHWNWRSEGDLMVNGAFFTKSGGGASSSYARASSLSARPSSIVGSITIGAGTLNCKKGSPC from the exons ATGACAAACACACCTTTCTCTTTGGTTTTATTgttcttctcttttttcatgCCTACCCTCATTTCCTCTTCACTTGTTCAAAATCCTGAATTGGTAGTCCAAGAGGTAAACAG GAAAATCAATGCCTCTTCAGCTAGGAGGAATTTAGGTTACCTATCCTGTGGGAGTGGAAACCCAATAGATGATTGCTGGAGGTGTGACTCCAATTGGGAAAAGAATAGGCAAAGGCTAGCAGATTGTGCAATTGGGTTCGGCAAGAATGCCATTGGTGGAAAGAACGGTAAGATTTACGTTGTAACCGATGCGAGCGATGACAATCCGGTGACCCCAAAGCCTGGAACACTCCGCCACGCCGTGATCCAAGTGGAACCGTTATGGATAATTTTTGCCAGAGACATGGTGATCAAATTAAAAGAAGAGTTAATAATGAACTCTTTCAAAACAATTGATGGTAGAGGAGCTAGTGTGCACATTGCTGGTGGTCCATGCATTACTATACAATATGTCACAAACATTATTATCCATGGGATACATATACATGATTGTAAACAAGGTGGGAATGCTATGGTGAGGGACTCCCCACGACATTTCGGGTGGAGGACTATATCGGACGGTGATGGAGTGTCTATCTTTGGTGGAAGTCATGTTTGGGTTGATCATTGTTCTTTGTCTAATTGTGAAGATGGTTTGATTGATGCTATTTATGGTTCTACCGCTATAACGATCTCTAACAATTACATGACACACCATGATAAGGTCATGTTGTTAGGTCATAGCGACTCTTATACTCATGATAAGAACATGCAAGTCACAATTGCTTTTAACCACTTTGGTGAAGGACTCGTTCAAAGAATGCCAAG gtgTAGGCTTGGATATTTCCATGTGGTGAACAATGACTACACTCACTGGGAAATGTATGCTATTGGAGGAAGTGCAAATCCAACCATTAACAGTCAAGGAAACAGATTTGTTGCACCTAATAACAGATTCAGCAAAGAGGTGACAAAGTATGAAGATGCAGCAGAGAGTGAATGGAAGCATTGGAATTGGAGGTCAGAAGGAGACTTAATGGTAAATGGTGCATTTTTCACTAAATCAGGTGGTGGAGCATCATCTAGCTATGCAAGAGCTTCAAGCTTAAGTGCAAGACCATCTTCTATTGTTGGTTCCATTACAATTGGTGCTGGAACACTTAATTGTAAGAAAGGTTCTCCTTGCTAG
- the LOC25489516 gene encoding uncharacterized protein translates to MQQRKSPLGRPSGTDGSDYSYRMVVDSRYQLVAKGKKRLSVLFTIEALFLLTGVIFAFLPGTKEDTPNRVAISSVIASVVLLIIADIGRRRSRSSLLRLYAVLSSLALLLFTATLANRYSLLKVIQYFSNRGTSSFDVDFPSLQTGLLVYILTFSLFKISTIKAVVFLLFNMTPPKKAS, encoded by the exons atgCAACAAAGAAAATCACCGTTGGGAAGACCTTCAGGGACCGACGGTTCTGATTATTCCTACCGTATGGTCGTTGATTCAA gGTATCAACTTGTTGCAAAGGGGAAGAAACGTCTCTCTGTGTTATTTACCATCGAG GCTTTGTTTCTGTTAACAGGAGTGATATTTGCATTTTTACCAGGAACAAAAGAGGATACACCAAATAGAGTTGCCATTTCTTCTGTTATTGCTAGTGTTGTTTTGCTGATCATTGCCGATATAG GTAGAAGACGAAGCCGGTCGAGTTTATTGAGATTATATGCCGTTCTATCTTCCCTAGCATTGCTTCTCTTCACTGCTACTCTTGCTAACCGGTATTCCCTGCTGAAG GTTATCCAATATTTTAGTAATCGAGGAACAAGCAGTTTTGATGTCGATTTTCCTAGTCTTCAAACTG GTTTGTTGGTATATATTCTCACTTTTTCGCTGTTCAAGATCAGTACCATCAAAGCAGTTGTATTCCTTCTTTTTAACATGACGCCTCCCAAGAAAGCCTCTTAG